From the genome of Corallococcus macrosporus DSM 14697:
CGATGAAGCCGGAGGAGAGCAGGGTGCCCGGCGAGAAGTCGGACTCGCCGCCGCGGATGCGGTCCACGAAGTAGCGCACCATGCCGCCCACGAAGAGCGGCGCGCTGCTGCTGATGGGCAGGTACACGCCCACCGCGAAGGGCAGCGAGGACACGCCGCACAGCTCCAGCATCAGCGCGATGAAGACGCCCAGGAGCACCAGGTCCCACGGCAGCTTCTGGGTGAGGATGCCGTCGATGATGAGCGCGAAGAGCTGCGCCTTGGGCGCCGCGTAGCGCGTGAGCTGCTGGCCCTCGTAGACGCTGATGCGGCCGCCGATGCCCGGGTCCACCACGTACTGGATGCCGCCGGCCTCATCGACGAGGTACTTGCCCGCGGGCACCGGCGTGTCCGCGCCGCGCACGTAGCCTTCCTTGTAGGTGCGCTCCGGGCCGTCCGTGACGGCGCCCAGGTCCGCCACCTTGACGGGGGCGCCGCTGGGGACGTTGAGCGTCACCGCGCCCAGGTCCTGCGGGGACACATCGCGCCAGCTCCGCAGCTCCAGCGCGCCGCCCTGCGTGTTCAGCTCGTAGCCCTGCGCCCAGACGGCCTTGCGCAGCGCCGCCTCGTCCAGGCCGCGCGAAGCCAGCGCGTCGGCGGAGACGGCCCAGGGGAAGGTGTGCTGCACCCGCGTCTCGTTGGAGAACTCCGTCACCTGCACGCCCGGGTGGGGCTCGGGGATGGTGACGGTGGCGCCGCGGTTGAGCGTCACCAGCACCAGGCCGATGAACATCGCGCTTGTGAGCACGCCGACGAAGAGCGCCACCTGCTGGCGCTTGGGGGTGCCGCCCACCAGGAAGGCCGTCTTGAGGTCCTGCGCGGTGGTGCCGCCGTTGGACGCGGCGATGCCGACGATGGCCGCCGTGGTGAGGGCCATGAAGCGGTCCTCGGACGACGTCCAGCCCATCAGCAGGTACACGAGGCAGGTGATGAGCAGCGTGGCCACCACCATGCCGGAGATGGGGTTGGACGAGCTGCCAATCTCACCGGTGATGCGCGCGCTCACCGTGACGAAGAAGAAGCCGAAGATGACGATGAGGACGGCGGAGATGAAGTTCACCTCCAGCGGCGGCGCCAGCCAGATGGCCAGCACCAGCGCCGCGCTGCCGCCCAGCACCACGGTGATGGGCAGGTCCTGCTCGGTGCGCAGGAGCTGCGGCATGGCGCCCTGGCCGCGCGAGGCCTTGAGCGACTCCAGGCTGCGCTTGAAGGCCCCGACGATGGTGGGCAGGGAGCGGATGAGGCTGATGAGGCCGCCCGTGGCCACCGCGCCCGCGCCGATGTACAGCACGTACGCGTTGCGGATCTCGTCCGGCGACATGTCCCGGATGAGCTGGCCGTTGTGCATCAGCAGCGGCGTCTCCAGCCCACCGCCGAAGAAGGAGATGGCGGGGATGAGGATGAGGTAGCTCAGCACGCCACCGGCGAAGGTGATGGCCGCCACGCGGGGCCCGATGATGTAGCCCACGCCCAGCAGCTCCGGGCTCACCTCGGTGGAGAGGGTGGCGCTCTTGAGGCCCTTCAGCGGGGTGCTGAGCACCTCGCGGAACAGCTTCATGCCGGAGTAGGCCAGCTTGTAGACGCCGCCCACGATGAATCCGGTGATGACGGTGCGGGCGTTGGTGCCCCCCTGCTCGCCGACGATGAGCACGTCCGCGCTGGCGGTGCCCTCCGGGTAGGGCAGCTTGCCGTGCTCCTGGACGATGAGGCCCTGGCGCAGCGGAATCATCATCAGCACGCCGAGCACGCCGCCCAGCGCCGCCGTGAGGAAGGCGTGGGTGAGGCTGATGTCGTAGCCCAGCAGCAGCAGGGCGGGGAGCGCGGCGGCCACGCCGAAGGCGAGCGACTCACCCGCGGAGCCCGTCGTCTGGACGATGGTGTTCTCCAGGATGCTGGAGTTGCCCAGGGCCCGGAAGATGGCGATGGAGAGCACCGCCACGGGGATGGACGCGGAGACGGTGAGGCCCACCTTGATGGCCAGGTACACGGACGACGCGGCGAACACGATGCCCAGCAACGAGCCGAGCACCAGCGCCCGCATCGTCATCTCCGCCGGAGACCTGTCGGGGGGGACGTACGGAGTATGGGCGACTGTCGCGGTGGTCTGCGCGACCGGGACGCGATCCTCGGAGATCGGCGGCGAACCGTGGGCCAAGCGGGGGCTCCTTCAAAGGGAAACCGGCCCCTTCTAGCAGGCCCCTGGCTGGCCGTGAAACAACGCCCTCAAATGGCAAGCGCCCCCGCCGGTAGGGCGGAGGCGCCTTGAGGCAGGCCAGCCCCGGATTGCCGGGGGCGGCCTGGCCGGCTCACTGCTGGACGGCGGCGGCCTCGGGGTCCACCTCGGCCATGAGCGCGGCCAGCTCGGACTTGAGCTTGTCCTTGGCGCGAATCTCCAACTGGCGGGCGCGCTCGCGCGAGAAGCCGAAGTGCTCGCCCAGCTCCTTGAGCGTCATGGGGCGCTCGTTCATGACGCGCTGCTCGATGATGAAGCGCTCGCGCGGGTCCAGGCGCATCAGCGCGGTGCGGACGCGGGCGTTGATGAGGCCCGCCTCCTCCTTGTCGGCGAACTCGTCGTCCTGCGGGGCCGCGGCGCTCACCACGAAGTCCACGTGGCTGTTGCCGCCGTCCTCACCCATGGGCGCGTCCAGCGACAAATCCCGCCCGCCCATGCGCTGCTCCATCTCCCGCACCTCGCCCGGCTTCACGTGGAGCCGCCGGGCGATGTCATCCACATTCACCGCCGCGTCGCCGCTGCCGAACTTCTCCAGCTCCCGCCGCGTGCGGGCCAGGCTGAAGAACAGCTTCCGCTGCGCCTGCGTGGTCCCCAACTTCACCAGCGACCAGCTCTTGAGGATGTAGTTCTGGATGTACGCGCGAATCCACCAGACGGCGTAGGAGATGAGCCGGATGCCCTTGTCGGGGTCGAACTTCTGCACCGCCTTCATCAGGCCGATATTCCCCTCCTGGATGAGGTCGGACATCTTGATGCCGTAGGAGCGGTACTCGTAGGCGACCTTCACCACGAAGCGCAGGTTGGCCGTCACCATCCGGTGGCCGGCCGCCAGGTCGCCCTTGAGGAAGCGGCGCGCCAGCTCCTGCTCCTCCTCCACCTTGAGGAGGGAGTAGTGGTTGATCTCCGAGAGGTACATCGCGAGGGAGCCGGAGTTGGAGGACTGCTCGGTGGATGCCTGCATGAATGGTTTCTCCGACGGTGGGCCTCGCGGGGAGGCCGAGAATGGATGGATTTCGTCTGTCGACGTGACGATGGGAGCTTGAGCAACGGAAGTGCCAACCTGCCCTCGAGGACCATTCCCAGTGTCTGCGAGGGGTTGGCGTGCTCCGGCGGCGTGTACAAGGCCGCAATCCTGTAACCGTTACGTTGCACCGGCATGAATCGCCGGATGCGCTAGCTGTAGGAGATTCAGAACTGTTCGCATTCGAGCCTCCTGTGAAGGCGTGCGGGCAGGCACGCCCAGACGGTGTGACGGCGAAGGACCGCGCCCCCGGTGGGACGCGGCCCTTGGAGCGACGCACGCACCACCGCGTGGCCGCCCCGCCGGGAAAGGCGTAACGACGCCTCAGGCCGCTGACACACCTGGGCCGCCGGTCCGCGAGGTGGGCGGCCGGACAGTCAGGCGCGGGGCTTGATGTCTGTGTCTCAGGAAGCGCGCGCCTGGGGCGGGCGGGTGCCCTGGTTGGCGACGCGCCGGGACTCGGTGAGCACGGCGCGCTTCAGGTCCGCCAGCAGGCGCGCGGCCTCGCCCTGCTGGAGCGGCCGGCCGCCGAAGCGGGCCTCCAGATACCGGCGGGTGATGGGGGCCAGGGCAGGCGAGAGGGGATGCCGCTGGCTGGCGAGCCGGGCATCCAGCGCCTCCAGCGTCTCGCCTTCATCGCGGGTGATTCGAGCGGAGGCGAGCAGGGCCTCCACGGCGTCCACGAAGCGCGTGGCCGCCAGGGGGCGCTCGCGGGACAGGGACTGCGCCAGCAGGCGCCAGGCGGCATAGGCGGCCACGGCGGCCAGGAGCGCGGCCCCCCAGGCCCGGGGCGGCGGCGCGCGGCTGGGCGGCGCGTCCGGCCTGGGGACGTCCCGCGGCTGCGTGAGGGAGCGGATGACGGTGAGCTGATCGCGGAAGTTGTAGTCGAGGATGACGTCGCGCCACTGCGACTCCAGGACCTCGTAGAAGTTGATGAGCTGCTCCAGCAGCCGCGCGGACTGGCTGGCGCGGTGGGCGGGGGGCGTCGCGTCCACGGTGACGAAGCCGCGGCCCGGCACCAGCACGTGCGTCCAGGCGTGCGCGTCTCCGGCGCGGACCACGTAGCCGCCCGTGACGCGCTCGCCGCCGAAGAAGCCGGTGGCCAGCCGCGCGCGCATGCCCTGGGTGCGCAGCATCAGCGTGAGCGCGGTGGCGAAGTGCTCGCAGTGGCCCTGCTTGCGCTGGAAGAGGAAGTCGGCCACCGGATCCGGCACGTCCCCGCTCAGCTCCAGCGTGTAGCTGTACTCGCGCTGCAGCCACGCGGACAGCTTCTGCGCGGCCACCAGCGGGTCGCGCTCGCCGTTGAGCACCCGCGCGGCCGTCTGGGCGACGCGGATGTCCAACCCCTCCGGCAGCGTCAGCAGGGCGTCCTGCTCCTCCGGGGGCAACTCTCGCAGGTCATCCCCGCTGGCGTCCGGCGGGAGGCTGTAGGCCTCGTAGGAATAGGAGATGCCCTTGTCGCGGAAGCGCACCTCGCCGCCGCCCAGCTCCACGATGCGGGTGCGCCGCGGGCCAAGCTGGGTGTTGGCCACCGCGTTGCCCAGCCGGGAGGGGGTCTCCAGCGCCACCAGCGTGCGCGCGCCGTAGGCCGGCATCAGCTCCACGCGCTGGTGGACCAGGTTCTCCCGGCCCGGCCGCAGCGTCTTCATGAACTCGGCGTCGCCATTCGCGGTGCGCGCGTTGGACCACTCCTGGCCGTCGAACACGTCGTAGGTGCGGCCCACCCAGTACGCGTCGAGCGCCTCCCGCTCCGGGTCCGGAGACAGGGTGGCGCGCAGCACGATGCGGGGGTTGTCCTTGATGGTGCCCGCGCCGCCCAGGCGCACCGTGTCGGAGAACCCCGCGGTGGCCACGCCCAACCCGGGCGCGGCGCTGGGGCCAATCATGTTCCAGTTGAGGCGTGGGAAGAGGATGAAGAAGGCCACCGCGCCCAGCACGGCGAAGCCCACGCCCGTGGCCAGCGGGCCCGTCACCGCGCGCACCGGCACCGGCTCTCCGTCCGGGACGGCGGCCTCCACCACGCCCAGCGCCAGGGCGCTGCTGGCCAGCACGCCGAAGACAATCAGGAACAGGCCGTAGACGAGCTCACCGGAGAGCGCCGCGCCGCCCGCCACCATCAGCAGGCCAGACAGGTGGACCTGCCCGTCGGTGGCTGCGTCCGGCGTGGACAGCAGGCGCTGCGCGGAGATGAGGCCCGCGAAGGTACAGGCCGCCACCACCAGGTTGAGCGAGCCCGCCAGCACGTTCGTCCCCAGCGTCAGCGCCACGGCCAGCAGCAGCAGCGCCGTGAGCTTCACCCGGTTGGAGAAGGGCCGCCGCCCCGCCAGCGCGGCCACCAGCGCCACGCCGTAGAGCGCCAGGGCCCAGACGGGGAGCTGGCCGGACACCGCCATGGAGGCGAAGGCGAACCCGGAGCCCAGGTCCCGCAGCACCAGCCGCAGCCGCGTGCCCTTCCTCATGCCGCCTCCTCGTCACCGCGCGGGCGCTCGTGTCCCAGCCACGCCAGCGCGCGCAGCAGGCGCCGCTCCTGCGCCGTGCCCGCGGCGGGGCGGAGCCGCTCCTCCGGCGTGTCCAGGCCCACCTCGTGGCCCTCCTCGATGAGCCGGTGGGCCAGGGCGGCCACCTCCTCGCAGCGGCGCTCCAGCGCCTCCGCGTCCAGCCCGGCGGCCACCGTCAGGACGAAGGTGCGCCGCTCCTCGTGCTCGCGCTCCACCCGCAGCAGCTTCCCGGCGGAGGCGCTCTTGCGCCAGTGGATGCGGCGCGCGTCCTCACCCGGCGCCAGCTCCCGCAGGCCCACCAGGTCCCCGTTGCCGTCGTTGCGGCGGGGGTTGCCTGCGTCGCCCAGGGGGCCCTGCTCCGGCGCGCCCGGGTCCTGACAGGCGTAGGTCCGCCGCGGATAGATGAGCAGCGTGGTGTCCAGCGGAAAGACGCGCGTCTTGGCGAACAGGCCCAGCGGCCAGGTGGTGGTGACGCGCACGCCCGTGAGCAGCAGCGGGCCGCGCTGGGGCGCGGTGAGGTCCGCGCGCACGACGTGCTGCACGCCCGCGGGCAGGTAGCCCACGCCGCCCGCGCCGGTGAGCGGCGCGTCCGCCTCCGACAGCGTGAGCGCGAAGGCGTGGCCCTGGCGGCGGGAGATGGCCCAGCGGAAGGCGAAGGGCTCCTGCGCGAAGGCCGCGTCCGCGCCCACGCGCCGCACCGACAGGTAGCGCAGGCAGCGCTCGGAGAGGACGCCGGAGACCACCACCATGCTGAGCAGCAGGCCCAGCAGCAGGTAGAGGAGGTTGTTGCCGGTGTTGAGCGCGCCCAGGCCCACGCCGAACGTCACCACCAGGTAGGTGCGTCCGATGCGCGTTACCTTGAGGGTGCGCGGCGGGCGGAGCCGCGAGCGAACCCGGGCCCACCAGGGCGGGAGCCGGGGCTTCACCGGGGCGCCGGGACCTTTCGGGCAATCTCCTCCAGCAGGTGCGCCGCCTCGTCGCGCGCGGACACGCCCTGCACGGCGCTGCGCAGGAGGACGCGGTGGGCCCAGCAGGACACCAGCACCGCCCGGACGTCACCCGGGGTGACGAAGTCGCGCGCGTCCCACAGCGCGCTGGCCCGGGCCGCCGCGCCCAGCGCGAGCACCGCGCGGGTGGAGGCGCCGCGCTCCAGGTCCCCATGCGAGCGCGTGGCCGTGGCCAGCCGCACCACGTAGTCCGCCACCGACGCGTCCAGCCGCAGGGCGGCGGCGAAGGCGCGCAGCGACGCCAGCTCCTCGGGGCCGGACACCGTCTCCACCGCGTCCAGCGGCGGGGTGCCGTCACGGGTGACGAGCAGCCCGGCCTCCACGTCCGGCGTCGGGTGGCCCAGGGACATGCGCACCATGAAGCGGTCGAGCTGCGAGTCCGGCAGCGGGTAGGTGCCGGAGAAGTCCACCGGGTTCTGCGTGGCCACCACGGTGAAGGGCATGGGCAGCGCGTGGGTGGCGCCGTCGAGCGACACCTGCCCCTGGGCCATGGCCTCCAGCAGCGCGGACTGGGTGCGCGGCGGGGCGCGGTTCAGCTCGTCCGCCAGCACGAGCTGCCGGAAGAGGGGACCGGGACGGAACTGGAAGGTGGCGGTCTGCGCGTGGAAGACCTGGGCGCCCAGCACGTCCGCGGGCATCAGGTCCGCGGTGAACTGGACGCGGGCGAAGCTCAGGCCGCAGGCCCTGGCCAGCGCCTCGGCGAGCGTCGTCTTGCCCACGCCCGGCACGTCCTCCAGCAGCACGTGGCCGCCAGCCACCAGGGACGTCACCACGAGCTGGAGCTGGGAGGACTTGCCTTGAACGGCGCGGCCAAGCTGGGTGGCGATGCGCTCCATCGCCGAGCGCGCGTTGGCGGGGGAAGGCACCGGGGAGAGGGCGCGGGCGGGCTGGTTCATCTGCCGCCACTGTAGCCGACTCCCTCGTCCGCCAACACGCCTCGCGTCCGGGCTTTCACCCCGGACGCTCCCTCCCTCCCTGGGCGGCGCGGCGCCTCAGGCCAGGAAGATGTCCTCGGGCGTGTAGTAGGCGGGGCGCTTCGACGTCCCTGTTCCCACACCGAAGTACCGGAACATCCGCTCGTGGTGCGTGGCCAGGCCGCGGAGCTGCACGGGGCGCTCCACCAGTCCCCGCGTCAGGACGCCCACGGCGCTGTCCTTGAACTCCCGCAGGTGGGTGAAGTCCAGGACGACCTCGCGGCCACTCAGGGTGCTGAGCGAGGTCTGGACCTCCTCCGCCGTCTTGCCGTCCAGCGTGCCTTCCAGCCGCAGCGTCACGAACCCTGCGGTCTCTTCACGGTGGATCTGTAGCCCCGCCATTGCTGTGCTCTCCAAGTTGGCGCGGAGCCCCGGCCGGAACGTGGTCGCTCCAGGCCTTCCACGGAGGACCCGTGGGGTGCTCCCGCCCGGCGCACAGTGCACACGCTCCGCGCGTTTGGTTACCCCCCGCAGCGCAACTTTCTCGCGACTGTCATGCACCCGTCGGACGGCCTGTCGCTCAGCCTTCAGCTCTTCTGGCCGTGTGCCTTCTGGGTCTCCCGGAGTGTGAGCTGCTTCTCCTGTTCAGCCTTCAGCTTGCGGAACTCCTTCACGACCTTGGCGGGGTAGCCGGCCATGAACTTCGTGCGCGCCTCCTTCTTGGCCAGGATGCGGCGGGCCAGTCCGGGGCCGGCGTTGTAGGCGACCAGGGCCTTCTCCACCGTGCCGAAGCGCTGGATGAGGTCCGCCAGGTACGCGGTCCCCAGCTCCACGTTGGTCTCCGAGTCGAAGAGGTTGCTGCTGCGGCCCAGGCGCATGCCGGCCTTGTCCGCCAGCCAGGTGCCGGTGGCCGGCATCACCTGCATCAGGCCCATGGCCCCGACGTGGGACACCGCGTAGTTGTTGAAGGAGCTCTCGCAGCGGATGACGGCCACCACCAGCAGCGGGTCGATGTTGTTGCGCTCCGCCTCGCGGACGATGGCCACCGCCAGCCGGCGCTGCTGCCGCTCGGGGAGGCGCGAGGCCTTCACCATCTCCGTGATGCCCAGGACCTCGGCCTTGGCGTAGTGGGCCTCGTCCTCGTAGAGCTCGAGCCTCGCCAGGGTCGCCTTCAGCTCCGCGTCGCGCTCGGCCAGCTTCGCGCGCAGCTCCGTCAACTCAGGGCCCTCGCCCTGGGCGCCGTCCGGCACCTGCACCGGAAACGCGACCGCCCCCGTCCCCGTGCCCACCAACCAAGCCGCCGTCGCCACCGCCACCGTCCAGCCCCTCATCCCACCCCTCCCGGCGCCGCCGTGTCGCTCGCGCCCCGTGTACCCCGTACGGATGTCCTGACCTGCCGACGGAGCAGCGCCTAAGCAGCCCGCGTGCCAGGACTCACACGCGGCGTGTCCCTCCTTAAGAGCGCCCACGAAACTGCCCTCCCTGGCGCGGCGGGTGCCCCCGGCGATCTGAAAAAATGCCCGGGTGGCGAAGTGCCGTTCCCAACGGGAGGCTGTGAAAAGGACCGGGTTGCCCGTCCGGAGGCCTGTCCCTAGGTTTGCCCGCGCCAGGCTGTGGATGCGCGGGGAGGTGCGGCGTGTACTGGACGATGGGTGTCATCCTGTTGGTGTTGTGGTGCATGGGGCTGACCACCGGCTCCACCGAGGGCTATTGGGTCCACCTGCTGCTGCTGTTCGCGATGGTGGCCCTCCTCCTGGCGGTGGTGTCACACGGCCGTCGGGCGGCCTCGGCGTGAGGCGCGCGGCGCCGGAGGTGACGGGGGTGGAGCTGCCCCGGGACGCCGTGGGCTTCACGCGCCGCGAGTGCCCGGAGTGCCAGCGGCCCTTCAAGACGCGTCCGGGGCCGTTGGACGCGCGGGCGGTGCTGCACAAGCTGCTGGGCTTCTTTCCGTTCGAGAACGCCCATGAGTGCGTGGAGGGCCTCCCCGTCTGGGGCTGTCCGTACTGTGGCCACCGCGCGGAGGCGGACGGCTTCCTCACGCCCGCCCAGCAGACGCACCTGGAGGCCGTGGCGCGCGGCTGGGCCAACCACGTGCGCTACGAGCAGCTCGCGCACGTGGCGCGCACGCTGGCCGTCAATCCCAGGCCCACCTTCGTGGCGGTGGAGCCGGAGGCCCTGCCGGGGCCCATGGCGCCGGAGCCGGACGAGCTGCTGCGCGTCATGCCCATGCTCTGCTGCGGCGAGGAGGTGAAGGTGCTCTGGGAGTGGGACCAGGCCCTCCACTGCTTCTCCTGTGGCGCGCGGCATGACCCGATGAGCGGCCGCCAGCAGGTGGAGCTGCGCTTCGTTTCGGAATAGTCCCGGGGTGGACGCGGACGGGCCGTGACGGCAGGCTGGGGGGCCATCATGACGTGGGTCTCCCCCCGCGCCGTGCTCGCGTGCCTGCTGCTGGCCGCGGGCGCCGCCGCCGCGCACGACGCCGACATCCTTTATATTGAGGCGCACCGCGACTCGCCCGACGCGCCTGAGGTCCGTCAGGTCCTGACCCTGACGCCGGAGACGCTGGGCCGGCTCCTGGCTCCCCCAGTGGAGGCGGCGTCCCTGCTCACGCGGGAGGCGCTGCACGCGCGGCGTGACGCCATCGCGGCGGGCGTCTGGGACGCGATGCCGCTCTCCTCTGGAGGCCAGCCCTGCGCGCGCACGGCGCACGGCGTGGCGCCGAGGCGCGCCTACGTGGCGCTGTCCGCCACCTTCCAGTGTCCGCCGGGGAGGCTGCGTCAGCGCTTCTCCGTGCTGGCGCGGCTGCCACCGGCGTACCGGGTGATCCTGGGCAGCGTGACGGAAGGGGAGGTGCCCGGGGCCGTGTTCGCGGAGGCCTCCCGCCAGGAGCTGGACGTCCCGGAGGGGGGACGGCGCACGCCGCTGTCGAGCCGCTTCGCCGGCTGGGTGGGGCTGGGGATGCGCCACATCTTCGAGGGCGTGGATCACCTGGCCTTCCTGCTGGCGGTGCTGCTGGTGGGGGGCGGGCTGAAGCGGGTGCTGCTGCTGGTGACGTCGTTCACGGTGGCGCACTCGCTGACGCTGGGGGCCGCCGCGCTGGGGTGGGTGGTGCTGGAAGGCGCAGCTGCCCGGTGGGTGGAGGCCGCCATCGCCACCTCCATCATCTATGTGGCGGTGGAGAACCTGCTGCGGCGCGAGCACCGGCACCGGGTGCTCGTCACCTTCCTCTTCGGGCTGATCCACGGCTTCGGCTTCGCGGGCGTGCTGGCCGGCTACGGCCTGGGCGAGTCCGTGGTGACGGCGCTGCTGGGCTTCAACGTCGGCGTGGAGCTGGGGCAGGCGCTGGTGGTGGCGGCGCTGCTGCCCATCCTCCGGATGGTCCAGCGGCGTCCGGCGCTGCACACGAGGGCCGTGCGGGCACTGTCCATCGGAATCCTCGCGGCTGGTGGATACTGGATGGTTGAGCGCGCCCTCGGTTGAATCCCACGCGCGGCGTTCCTACGTTGGCGGATTGAAGGTAGGGAACAGGGGGACGTCGATGGGTGCGAGGCATACCCGGTTGGCCGCGGCGCTGGCCGCCGCGTGGGAGGCGGAGGTGGTCTCCGCCCGGCGGATGACGGCGCTGGCGGAGCGAATCGCGGATGCGAGGGTCCGGGCCCGGCTGATGGTGCTGGCCGCGTTCTGTCGAGCGCATGCCTCGCGACTCCTCGCACGGCTGGCGGCGCTGGGCCGTGGGCCCCTGCCGGTTCCGCCCGAGGACATCGAGTTGGATCCGGATACGTTGCTGGAGCTGCGCCGCGAGGGGGCCTTCGCCCGCGCGTCGGCCGCGCGCTACGAGACGACCGCCGAGCTGGCCCGTCAG
Proteins encoded in this window:
- a CDS encoding OPT family oligopeptide transporter; the encoded protein is MAHGSPPISEDRVPVAQTTATVAHTPYVPPDRSPAEMTMRALVLGSLLGIVFAASSVYLAIKVGLTVSASIPVAVLSIAIFRALGNSSILENTIVQTTGSAGESLAFGVAAALPALLLLGYDISLTHAFLTAALGGVLGVLMMIPLRQGLIVQEHGKLPYPEGTASADVLIVGEQGGTNARTVITGFIVGGVYKLAYSGMKLFREVLSTPLKGLKSATLSTEVSPELLGVGYIIGPRVAAITFAGGVLSYLILIPAISFFGGGLETPLLMHNGQLIRDMSPDEIRNAYVLYIGAGAVATGGLISLIRSLPTIVGAFKRSLESLKASRGQGAMPQLLRTEQDLPITVVLGGSAALVLAIWLAPPLEVNFISAVLIVIFGFFFVTVSARITGEIGSSSNPISGMVVATLLITCLVYLLMGWTSSEDRFMALTTAAIVGIAASNGGTTAQDLKTAFLVGGTPKRQQVALFVGVLTSAMFIGLVLVTLNRGATVTIPEPHPGVQVTEFSNETRVQHTFPWAVSADALASRGLDEAALRKAVWAQGYELNTQGGALELRSWRDVSPQDLGAVTLNVPSGAPVKVADLGAVTDGPERTYKEGYVRGADTPVPAGKYLVDEAGGIQYVVDPGIGGRISVYEGQQLTRYAAPKAQLFALIIDGILTQKLPWDLVLLGVFIALMLELCGVSSLPFAVGVYLPISSSAPLFVGGMVRYFVDRIRGGESDFSPGTLLSSGFIAGGSIAGVLIAFLEIATDGAGTRALNLPALLGNQGGLGAFLNAVGESEHAHPLWSNLWGLLFFAGLTLFLLRSALKGQSAAMSPPPRKEA
- a CDS encoding RNA polymerase factor sigma-32, encoding MQASTEQSSNSGSLAMYLSEINHYSLLKVEEEQELARRFLKGDLAAGHRMVTANLRFVVKVAYEYRSYGIKMSDLIQEGNIGLMKAVQKFDPDKGIRLISYAVWWIRAYIQNYILKSWSLVKLGTTQAQRKLFFSLARTRRELEKFGSGDAAVNVDDIARRLHVKPGEVREMEQRMGGRDLSLDAPMGEDGGNSHVDFVVSAAAPQDDEFADKEEAGLINARVRTALMRLDPRERFIIEQRVMNERPMTLKELGEHFGFSRERARQLEIRAKDKLKSELAALMAEVDPEAAAVQQ
- a CDS encoding transglutaminase TgpA family protein, with the protein product MRKGTRLRLVLRDLGSGFAFASMAVSGQLPVWALALYGVALVAALAGRRPFSNRVKLTALLLLAVALTLGTNVLAGSLNLVVAACTFAGLISAQRLLSTPDAATDGQVHLSGLLMVAGGAALSGELVYGLFLIVFGVLASSALALGVVEAAVPDGEPVPVRAVTGPLATGVGFAVLGAVAFFILFPRLNWNMIGPSAAPGLGVATAGFSDTVRLGGAGTIKDNPRIVLRATLSPDPEREALDAYWVGRTYDVFDGQEWSNARTANGDAEFMKTLRPGRENLVHQRVELMPAYGARTLVALETPSRLGNAVANTQLGPRRTRIVELGGGEVRFRDKGISYSYEAYSLPPDASGDDLRELPPEEQDALLTLPEGLDIRVAQTAARVLNGERDPLVAAQKLSAWLQREYSYTLELSGDVPDPVADFLFQRKQGHCEHFATALTLMLRTQGMRARLATGFFGGERVTGGYVVRAGDAHAWTHVLVPGRGFVTVDATPPAHRASQSARLLEQLINFYEVLESQWRDVILDYNFRDQLTVIRSLTQPRDVPRPDAPPSRAPPPRAWGAALLAAVAAYAAWRLLAQSLSRERPLAATRFVDAVEALLASARITRDEGETLEALDARLASQRHPLSPALAPITRRYLEARFGGRPLQQGEAARLLADLKRAVLTESRRVANQGTRPPQARAS
- a CDS encoding DUF58 domain-containing protein; the encoded protein is MKPRLPPWWARVRSRLRPPRTLKVTRIGRTYLVVTFGVGLGALNTGNNLLYLLLGLLLSMVVVSGVLSERCLRYLSVRRVGADAAFAQEPFAFRWAISRRQGHAFALTLSEADAPLTGAGGVGYLPAGVQHVVRADLTAPQRGPLLLTGVRVTTTWPLGLFAKTRVFPLDTTLLIYPRRTYACQDPGAPEQGPLGDAGNPRRNDGNGDLVGLRELAPGEDARRIHWRKSASAGKLLRVEREHEERRTFVLTVAAGLDAEALERRCEEVAALAHRLIEEGHEVGLDTPEERLRPAAGTAQERRLLRALAWLGHERPRGDEEAA
- a CDS encoding AAA family ATPase, with the protein product MNQPARALSPVPSPANARSAMERIATQLGRAVQGKSSQLQLVVTSLVAGGHVLLEDVPGVGKTTLAEALARACGLSFARVQFTADLMPADVLGAQVFHAQTATFQFRPGPLFRQLVLADELNRAPPRTQSALLEAMAQGQVSLDGATHALPMPFTVVATQNPVDFSGTYPLPDSQLDRFMVRMSLGHPTPDVEAGLLVTRDGTPPLDAVETVSGPEELASLRAFAAALRLDASVADYVVRLATATRSHGDLERGASTRAVLALGAAARASALWDARDFVTPGDVRAVLVSCWAHRVLLRSAVQGVSARDEAAHLLEEIARKVPAPR
- a CDS encoding STAS domain-containing protein, coding for MAGLQIHREETAGFVTLRLEGTLDGKTAEEVQTSLSTLSGREVVLDFTHLREFKDSAVGVLTRGLVERPVQLRGLATHHERMFRYFGVGTGTSKRPAYYTPEDIFLA
- a CDS encoding lytic transglycosylase domain-containing protein, whose protein sequence is MRGWTVAVATAAWLVGTGTGAVAFPVQVPDGAQGEGPELTELRAKLAERDAELKATLARLELYEDEAHYAKAEVLGITEMVKASRLPERQQRRLAVAIVREAERNNIDPLLVVAVIRCESSFNNYAVSHVGAMGLMQVMPATGTWLADKAGMRLGRSSNLFDSETNVELGTAYLADLIQRFGTVEKALVAYNAGPGLARRILAKKEARTKFMAGYPAKVVKEFRKLKAEQEKQLTLRETQKAHGQKS
- a CDS encoding lmo0937 family membrane protein, translating into MYWTMGVILLVLWCMGLTTGSTEGYWVHLLLLFAMVALLLAVVSHGRRAASA
- a CDS encoding HupE/UreJ family protein — its product is MTWVSPRAVLACLLLAAGAAAAHDADILYIEAHRDSPDAPEVRQVLTLTPETLGRLLAPPVEAASLLTREALHARRDAIAAGVWDAMPLSSGGQPCARTAHGVAPRRAYVALSATFQCPPGRLRQRFSVLARLPPAYRVILGSVTEGEVPGAVFAEASRQELDVPEGGRRTPLSSRFAGWVGLGMRHIFEGVDHLAFLLAVLLVGGGLKRVLLLVTSFTVAHSLTLGAAALGWVVLEGAAARWVEAAIATSIIYVAVENLLRREHRHRVLVTFLFGLIHGFGFAGVLAGYGLGESVVTALLGFNVGVELGQALVVAALLPILRMVQRRPALHTRAVRALSIGILAAGGYWMVERALG